One genomic segment of Myxococcota bacterium includes these proteins:
- a CDS encoding c-type cytochrome, with protein MNRTNATLVRHASRALGVAALLGLALAATQLSAPVDANAQDETAAAVAVDPERGEKLYALCAQCHGENGAGNPMALAPSIAGLPQWFVEGQLKKFKNGARGTHFDDIPGMRMRPMSLWLKQDSDVVAVAEFVANMEKAEPVAILEGGDPEAGKAKYLPCTACHGQNGQGNQALNAPPLAGMSDWYQLWALKAFKAGIRGTNPLDTTGALMRPMSMTLADEQQMLDVIAYIGTLSGE; from the coding sequence ATGAACCGAACGAACGCGACCTTGGTGCGCCACGCCTCCCGTGCTCTCGGAGTCGCGGCTCTCCTCGGCCTGGCCCTGGCGGCCACCCAGCTGAGTGCCCCCGTCGACGCGAATGCCCAGGACGAGACCGCCGCGGCGGTGGCCGTCGACCCCGAGCGCGGTGAGAAGCTCTACGCGCTCTGCGCCCAGTGCCACGGCGAGAACGGCGCCGGCAATCCGATGGCCCTGGCACCGTCGATCGCCGGTCTGCCCCAGTGGTTCGTCGAGGGTCAGCTCAAGAAGTTCAAGAACGGCGCCCGCGGCACCCATTTCGACGACATTCCGGGCATGCGCATGCGCCCGATGTCGTTGTGGCTGAAGCAGGACAGCGACGTCGTCGCCGTCGCTGAGTTCGTGGCCAACATGGAAAAGGCGGAGCCCGTAGCCATCCTCGAAGGGGGAGACCCCGAGGCTGGCAAGGCGAAGTACCTGCCCTGCACCGCCTGCCACGGCCAGAACGGCCAGGGGAACCAGGCCCTCAACGCCCCGCCGCTCGCGGGCATGAGCGACTGGTACCAGCTGTGGGCGTTGAAGGCCTTCAAGGCCGGCATCCGCGGCACCAACCCGCTCGACACGACTGGCGCGCTGATGCGGCCGATGTCGATGACCCTGGCCGACGAGCAGCAGATGCTCGACGTGATCGCCTACATCGGGACGCTCTCCGGCGAGTAG
- a CDS encoding DUF420 domain-containing protein: MDVPFLPTLNACLNAVATVLLLRGRALIRAGQIEAHKRTMISAFGVSAVFLACYLAHKIGRNFENTTFHAEGLAKAAYLVFLASHVLLAMTVPVFALMLIRYGLRGEIDRHRRLARIAWPIWMYVSVTGVAIYLLLYPFNPGP, translated from the coding sequence ATGGACGTCCCCTTCCTGCCCACGCTGAACGCGTGTCTGAACGCGGTGGCCACCGTGCTGCTGCTGCGCGGGCGCGCGCTCATCCGGGCTGGTCAGATCGAAGCCCACAAGCGCACGATGATCAGCGCATTCGGCGTCTCGGCCGTGTTCCTGGCCTGCTACCTGGCCCACAAGATCGGGCGGAACTTCGAGAACACGACCTTCCACGCCGAGGGGCTCGCCAAGGCCGCCTACCTGGTTTTCCTGGCGAGCCACGTCCTCCTCGCGATGACCGTCCCCGTATTTGCCTTGATGCTGATCCGCTACGGCCTGCGCGGCGAGATCGACCGTCACCGCCGCCTGGCCCGGATCGCCTGGCCGATCTGGATGTACGTCTCGGTCACCGGCGTGGCGATCTATCTGCTGCTCTACCCCTTCAATCCGGGCCCCTGA
- a CDS encoding DUF1330 domain-containing protein — protein sequence MPPDAPSETDLASLRGRSPKEGPVVMLNLLRFHEKAAYADGRESDLAGEEAYGLYGAGVTKLILGLGGRPIYYGRCNTLAAGDGELRWEVAAIIEYPSIDAFIGMVSSEAYRDLHVHREAGLADTVVIQCVSPEQAAALAGSG from the coding sequence ATGCCCCCCGACGCCCCCAGCGAGACCGATCTCGCGTCGCTGCGCGGCCGGAGTCCGAAGGAAGGACCCGTCGTGATGCTCAACCTGCTGCGCTTCCACGAGAAAGCGGCCTACGCCGACGGGCGCGAGAGCGACCTCGCGGGCGAGGAGGCCTACGGGCTCTACGGCGCCGGCGTCACGAAGCTGATCCTCGGGCTCGGCGGGCGCCCTATCTATTATGGAAGGTGCAACACGCTGGCCGCCGGAGACGGCGAACTCCGCTGGGAAGTCGCCGCGATCATCGAATACCCGAGCATCGACGCCTTCATCGGGATGGTCTCGAGCGAGGCCTACCGCGATCTCCACGTCCACCGCGAAGCTGGCCTCGCGGATACGGTCGTGATCCAGTGCGTATCGCCCGAGCAGGCGGCTGCGCTCGCCGGATCCGGGTAG
- a CDS encoding DUF3604 domain-containing protein, with protein sequence MRFPSRDLAHLARRSGCGVLCLAWISCFSLADDPPNQEDSGSLRSADELVRYTEEREPCAHRTRNRIPLFGDLHVHTMFSFDAAANTISATPEDAYGFARGVPIDFWPIVDGKPAGSYAIDRPLDFLAVTDHAEFLGERRLCREPGSPRYDTPFCKKTRESERTSMTLFGTVVASEEPVRVPQVCGDSGQLCRDWARDPWHRIGAAAEAAYDRTPACEFTTFKAYEYTGTPSLSNYHRNVIFRSGRVPLLPVSYIEAPYDSALWEKLDEACRVEDGCEYLTIPHNSNLANGRMAPYLRLRPTIENRQAYAETRLRREPLMEIFQHKGSSECINGLPSVFGEPDELCDVEAVRFLGREETYGITEVGEDGTVLVTETREVTRDCLGEVGANGMVGAGCVGPTDYLRSGLLVGLEQAREIGLNSVKLGVVASTDTHVATPGAVSESDWRGHVSVESTPEERLQPGLLTSGIDGNPGGLAGVWAVENSRDAIFEAMLRRETFGTSGPRITPRFFGGWDYPADLCERGDLVEVGYERGVPMGGDLPTESAADRKPVFVAVANRDPSAMGVPLQQLQLVKGWIDEAGGRRTSVTVIAGGSNGATVDPATQARKGVGHDSLCAVYRDEGFNPLQSAYYYLRVVENPSARWSAYDCARVPAEERPEVCSDGSYPQTIQEMAWTSPIWHDAK encoded by the coding sequence ATGCGATTCCCTTCCCGCGATCTCGCTCACCTCGCGAGGCGATCCGGTTGCGGCGTGCTTTGCCTGGCCTGGATCTCGTGTTTCTCACTCGCAGATGACCCACCGAATCAGGAGGACTCGGGATCTTTGCGCAGTGCCGACGAGCTCGTGCGGTACACGGAGGAACGCGAACCGTGTGCGCATAGGACGCGAAATCGGATTCCGCTCTTTGGCGATCTCCACGTCCACACGATGTTCTCATTCGATGCGGCTGCCAACACGATTTCAGCGACGCCCGAGGATGCCTATGGGTTTGCACGCGGCGTCCCGATTGATTTCTGGCCGATCGTAGATGGGAAGCCCGCCGGTTCCTATGCAATCGATCGTCCACTCGACTTCCTGGCGGTGACCGATCACGCAGAGTTCCTCGGAGAGCGGCGCCTATGTCGTGAGCCGGGTTCGCCGCGCTACGACACTCCGTTCTGCAAAAAGACACGAGAGAGCGAGCGCACGAGCATGACGCTCTTCGGGACCGTGGTGGCCAGCGAGGAGCCCGTTCGCGTTCCTCAGGTCTGTGGCGACAGCGGGCAGCTGTGCCGTGACTGGGCTCGAGATCCATGGCACCGGATAGGGGCAGCGGCCGAGGCCGCGTACGATCGGACTCCCGCGTGCGAATTCACCACGTTCAAGGCCTACGAGTACACAGGCACGCCGAGTCTATCGAACTACCACCGCAACGTGATCTTTCGGAGTGGTCGCGTGCCGTTGCTCCCGGTCTCCTACATCGAGGCGCCCTACGACAGCGCGCTTTGGGAGAAACTCGATGAGGCTTGTCGGGTCGAGGACGGCTGCGAATACCTCACGATCCCCCACAACTCCAACCTCGCCAATGGGCGAATGGCACCCTACCTGCGGCTGCGGCCCACGATCGAGAATCGCCAAGCCTACGCTGAAACGCGCCTTCGCCGAGAGCCTCTGATGGAGATCTTTCAGCACAAGGGATCTTCAGAGTGCATCAACGGCCTGCCAAGCGTTTTCGGGGAGCCCGATGAGCTTTGCGATGTCGAAGCCGTTCGCTTTCTGGGGCGCGAAGAGACCTACGGGATCACAGAGGTAGGAGAAGATGGGACCGTGTTGGTTACGGAAACACGTGAGGTGACCAGAGATTGCCTTGGCGAGGTCGGTGCCAACGGAATGGTCGGTGCGGGATGCGTTGGCCCCACGGACTACTTGCGCTCGGGGCTTCTCGTCGGGTTGGAGCAGGCCAGGGAGATCGGTCTCAACTCGGTCAAACTCGGTGTCGTCGCGTCGACCGATACGCATGTTGCGACACCTGGGGCGGTGTCTGAGTCAGACTGGCGCGGGCACGTGTCCGTTGAGTCAACGCCGGAAGAACGCCTGCAGCCTGGCCTCCTCACCAGCGGCATCGATGGCAATCCTGGTGGTCTTGCTGGCGTCTGGGCCGTTGAGAACTCGAGGGACGCGATCTTCGAAGCGATGCTGCGTCGGGAGACCTTTGGTACGTCTGGCCCACGCATCACGCCACGCTTCTTTGGTGGATGGGACTACCCGGCAGATCTGTGCGAACGCGGTGATCTCGTTGAGGTGGGGTATGAACGAGGTGTGCCAATGGGTGGCGACCTCCCGACGGAGTCCGCGGCTGATCGAAAGCCGGTCTTTGTCGCGGTCGCCAATAGGGACCCTTCCGCCATGGGCGTCCCGCTCCAGCAGTTGCAGCTTGTCAAGGGTTGGATCGATGAAGCAGGCGGGCGCCGAACCAGCGTGACCGTGATCGCCGGTGGCTCGAACGGGGCGACGGTCGACCCCGCGACGCAGGCTCGGAAAGGCGTGGGGCACGACAGTCTGTGTGCGGTCTACCGCGATGAGGGCTTCAACCCCTTACAGTCAGCGTACTACTACCTCCGCGTTGTGGAGAATCCATCGGCTCGTTGGAGCGCCTACGACTGCGCTCGAGTTCCCGCAGAAGAGCGCCCCGAGGTATGCAGCGATGGCTCGTATCCTCAGACCATCCAGGAGATGGCGTGGACCTCGCCGATATGGCACGACGCCAAGTAG
- a CDS encoding AraC family transcriptional regulator has product MRETVEGCGRLLPRKSFDKVTLQLLSPGPYESEFSLERDCVMITLGVSTCVMSINGNRSRKSRVSTGTIDFYPAGTTIWARSIQHVGDTICLHVHPTMRDEFEQAGSIRALEEPHRMSSADAATLAHIARRISYSDDSLDHLATESVAILALSTILRGGRFEAPFSCDTTHKRGISEVLDYIAAHFSEPLSLDDLAQVAELSRFQFSRTFHEEIGMSPYQYVLERRLSNARELLANGDDPLADVALASGFSSQSHMTDHFSRKLGVTPARFRRATRSSEH; this is encoded by the coding sequence GTGAGAGAGACGGTCGAGGGATGCGGCCGGCTGCTGCCTCGGAAGTCGTTCGACAAGGTTACGCTCCAGCTGCTTTCGCCGGGTCCGTACGAATCCGAATTCTCGCTCGAACGCGACTGTGTGATGATCACGCTGGGAGTGTCCACCTGCGTGATGTCCATCAACGGAAATCGGTCACGCAAGAGCCGCGTCTCCACTGGGACGATCGATTTCTATCCCGCGGGAACCACCATCTGGGCACGATCCATCCAGCACGTTGGAGACACGATCTGCTTGCATGTACACCCCACGATGCGAGACGAGTTCGAGCAAGCGGGCTCGATCCGCGCGCTGGAAGAACCGCACCGAATGTCTAGTGCCGACGCCGCCACGTTGGCTCACATCGCGCGCCGCATCTCCTATTCTGATGACTCTCTCGACCACCTCGCTACTGAATCCGTGGCGATACTCGCGCTGAGCACGATTCTTCGTGGGGGCCGATTCGAAGCTCCCTTCTCATGCGACACGACGCACAAGAGGGGCATCTCGGAAGTGCTCGACTACATCGCCGCTCACTTCAGCGAGCCTCTGAGCCTCGACGATCTCGCGCAGGTTGCTGAGTTGAGCCGCTTCCAGTTCTCGCGCACGTTTCACGAAGAGATCGGCATGTCACCCTATCAATACGTGCTCGAACGCCGTCTCTCGAATGCACGTGAACTCTTGGCCAACGGCGATGATCCGTTGGCCGATGTAGCCCTTGCGTCAGGATTCTCTTCGCAGTCCCACATGACGGACCATTTCTCTAGGAAGTTGGGGGTAACTCCGGCTCGCTTTCGCCGTGCGACGCGCTCTTCGGAGCACTAG
- a CDS encoding PKD domain-containing protein: MKILSRFWMVTLAFLVSAPGWTPAHANGPLVLSETEPNGSQATANAVVGFGSAANPEADVAGSIGGGDEDYFTVDLAVSDVFVARVSGDASEVTLFDVAGAEVMGSRFDRTPLLPPGSPLDEDGNASVFFVVRHPGTYAVRVSDGAGGAYELGLRAFRAPLESAAPASVQTIWVDFNGATVDPDAFLVGDEGIVEPLVNLLPRWGLTSADEDAVIDAILAKITELLRHDINLLGGNPNSDIRILNSRDHDDPFPGPHVSRIVIGGNDDMRRAGANGAALYYDVGNFLTAETAVVAVDLLSEPAGLSTTLNSIPLDPSKTMIDLIGHAVGIIASHEAGHMLGNFHTKPGNGTGNVMDGNGSLNNTLGLGADGKFGTPDDVVIDFGVDTYQELYTGDVDTGATIAGGLHCPDGSGGDACAPPVNLLANLQPLDSPLLAIAGSTVLLGFNAPDPDGLGFPIFESMGFPAPITVVWNFGGGTTANPLDIFNPAPSVTFDLAAPGGPSETLDLSAQVYDGSANSTIAPFQVVVTEAPDASVWADGHPVTGPLTIWSGESISFQVIASDEDDLGYPIFAPANPSPVSWQWDFDGGTGSVPLSIFAPNPVVTFTGLGTYNVQVTVWDTLGASTTVPVTVNVVD; the protein is encoded by the coding sequence ATGAAGATCCTGTCTCGGTTCTGGATGGTCACGCTCGCGTTCTTGGTGTCCGCGCCCGGCTGGACGCCCGCTCACGCCAACGGCCCGCTCGTCTTGAGTGAGACGGAACCCAATGGCTCCCAGGCCACGGCGAATGCGGTGGTGGGCTTCGGAAGCGCAGCCAACCCCGAGGCCGATGTCGCGGGCTCGATCGGCGGCGGAGACGAGGACTATTTCACCGTCGATCTCGCCGTGAGCGACGTGTTCGTCGCCCGGGTCTCAGGCGACGCCAGTGAAGTGACTCTGTTTGATGTCGCAGGCGCGGAGGTGATGGGTTCGCGCTTCGACAGGACCCCTCTGCTGCCTCCGGGCTCCCCGTTGGACGAGGACGGAAACGCGTCGGTCTTCTTCGTCGTGCGCCACCCGGGCACCTACGCGGTTCGCGTGAGCGACGGCGCCGGCGGGGCCTACGAACTCGGGTTGCGCGCGTTCCGCGCTCCGCTCGAGTCCGCCGCCCCCGCCTCGGTCCAGACGATATGGGTCGACTTCAACGGAGCCACCGTAGATCCCGACGCCTTCCTCGTGGGGGACGAGGGCATCGTCGAGCCATTGGTCAATCTCTTGCCTCGCTGGGGTCTCACGAGCGCAGACGAGGATGCCGTCATCGACGCGATCCTCGCGAAGATCACCGAGCTGCTGCGTCACGACATCAACCTCTTGGGGGGCAACCCGAACTCGGACATCCGCATCTTGAACAGCCGCGACCACGACGACCCGTTTCCCGGCCCGCACGTGAGCCGGATCGTCATCGGCGGGAACGACGATATGAGACGCGCCGGCGCCAACGGCGCCGCCCTGTACTACGACGTGGGCAATTTCCTGACCGCCGAGACTGCGGTCGTCGCCGTAGATTTGCTGAGCGAGCCAGCGGGCCTATCCACCACCCTGAACAGCATCCCGTTGGATCCCAGCAAGACCATGATCGATCTCATCGGCCACGCGGTCGGCATCATCGCGAGCCACGAGGCCGGTCACATGTTGGGCAACTTTCACACCAAGCCCGGCAACGGAACTGGCAACGTGATGGACGGAAACGGCAGTCTCAACAACACGCTCGGACTCGGGGCCGACGGCAAGTTCGGCACCCCGGACGACGTGGTCATCGACTTTGGTGTAGACACCTACCAGGAACTGTACACCGGCGACGTCGACACAGGCGCCACCATCGCGGGCGGCCTGCATTGCCCCGACGGCAGCGGCGGCGATGCCTGCGCCCCGCCCGTCAACCTGCTCGCCAATCTCCAGCCCCTCGACTCTCCACTGCTCGCGATCGCGGGGTCGACGGTCTTGCTCGGATTCAACGCGCCGGATCCCGACGGCCTCGGCTTCCCGATCTTCGAGTCCATGGGCTTCCCGGCTCCCATCACGGTCGTCTGGAACTTCGGCGGCGGGACGACCGCGAACCCCCTCGACATCTTCAACCCCGCGCCGTCCGTGACCTTCGATCTCGCCGCACCGGGTGGCCCCAGCGAGACCTTGGACCTCTCGGCCCAGGTCTACGACGGTTCGGCGAACTCGACGATCGCGCCGTTCCAGGTGGTCGTCACCGAAGCGCCCGACGCCAGTGTCTGGGCGGACGGCCATCCAGTGACCGGCCCGCTCACGATCTGGAGCGGCGAGTCGATCTCATTCCAGGTGATCGCCTCGGACGAGGATGACCTCGGCTACCCGATCTTCGCCCCCGCAAACCCGAGCCCGGTCTCGTGGCAATGGGACTTCGACGGCGGGACGGGCTCGGTCCCGCTCTCGATCTTCGCTCCGAACCCGGTCGTGACCTTCACCGGCTTGGGCACCTACAACGTCCAGGTCACGGTATGGGACACGTTGGGAGCCAGCACAACGGTACCGGTCACGGTGAACGTCGTGGACTGA
- a CDS encoding TetR family transcriptional regulator: MAAKKPKKTSPTSAERGETPRRAKTRELILETALECLREDGLAGTSATKIASRCELSWGVIQYHFGDRAGLLLALLGRTFEWLHDSVSEAAPVPSEPSDRLRLLVEAMWTPMSHPDYHILLDIQSELGRDRSHRSEVRKLAREIRGRIREMWRKAFSGIPTAEVDRAERLATLGLQGIALERRIVGPRAEHREDVESLISAVASALRID; encoded by the coding sequence ATGGCCGCCAAGAAACCGAAGAAGACCTCTCCGACTTCGGCAGAGCGCGGGGAGACCCCGCGACGCGCGAAGACCCGGGAACTCATCCTGGAAACGGCGCTCGAGTGCCTCCGAGAGGACGGGTTGGCCGGCACCAGTGCGACGAAGATCGCGAGTCGATGCGAACTCTCCTGGGGAGTGATCCAGTATCACTTCGGGGATCGAGCGGGACTGCTGCTCGCACTGCTCGGGCGCACCTTCGAATGGCTCCACGATTCGGTTTCCGAGGCCGCTCCCGTTCCGTCGGAGCCCTCGGACCGGCTGCGACTCCTAGTCGAGGCGATGTGGACCCCCATGTCGCACCCGGACTACCACATCCTCCTCGACATCCAGTCGGAGTTGGGACGCGACCGATCGCATCGATCCGAGGTGCGAAAGCTCGCGCGAGAGATTCGTGGACGCATCCGCGAGATGTGGCGCAAGGCGTTCTCGGGAATCCCCACGGCCGAAGTCGATCGGGCCGAGCGGCTCGCCACGCTGGGACTTCAGGGGATCGCGTTGGAGCGAAGGATCGTGGGGCCTCGCGCGGAGCATCGCGAGGACGTCGAGAGCCTGATCTCTGCCGTCGCCTCGGCACTGCGCATCGACTAG
- a CDS encoding arylsulfatase has protein sequence MLRFTANLLVTAALSILGAPALAGERPPNIVIVLMDDVGFADLGAYGSEIETPHIDQLAAHGLRYTNFTVTAVCSPSRAALLTGLNHHSAGVGHVPDIPRDFPGYRGVIHRNVATLPEILRDQGYATRMVGKWHLVHAGDQRAEGPFDQWPTGRGFEHFFGILSSHTNQWVPHELWQDTTRIHVPPDGSFYLPDALTDRAIEMLETLRDANTERPFFLFYATAAAAHAPHHTRPEDRAKYSGRYDRGYDVVRAERLRRQERAGLVPSGTPLAPYYPGVVPFDELSDADQLVSTRLQENYAAFIDNIDQNVGRLVDWLEQSGELENTILLVLSDNGASREAFPNGTTNQGRFFSRIGETDEQRMRELPGVGGPTSYPNYPLGWMQASNTPFKLSKASVHGGGIRSPLIVHWPAGIEDGGALRDQFHHINDITPTLLELLGIEHPAEAEASTQKPMEGTSFAYTLADASAPTRKLEQYYEMEGNRGYVRRGWKLVSWRPDGEPQEDYPWELYDLTRDPAESNDLADQMPEKVEALEAAFDAAARRYDVYPIDSRATMDRADFTSRPDRIEFEAGDGPLSMQLAPRIVLRSWSISAQLEHAADNDGVLVAMGDPHSGYSLYVKDGRLHFDVNCFGDLTLLESPSPLPQGPVEARVDFERDSVLGAIFRGGLWNRYRFLGGKLTLRVNGVAVARDRLPTGPPLLLWEGLDIGLDRGAAASQSYAPPFAYRGVLGKVVFELH, from the coding sequence ATGCTTCGGTTCACCGCGAACCTGCTGGTCACGGCTGCCCTTTCGATCCTCGGCGCTCCTGCGCTTGCCGGGGAACGCCCGCCGAACATCGTCATCGTCCTGATGGACGATGTGGGTTTCGCGGACCTCGGCGCCTATGGGTCCGAAATCGAAACCCCCCACATCGACCAGCTCGCAGCGCACGGCCTTCGCTACACGAACTTCACCGTCACCGCTGTTTGCTCCCCGAGCCGCGCGGCCCTGCTCACCGGCCTGAATCACCACTCTGCGGGGGTCGGGCACGTCCCCGACATCCCGCGAGACTTTCCCGGCTACCGCGGCGTGATCCACCGGAACGTGGCCACGCTCCCCGAGATCCTTCGCGATCAGGGCTACGCGACCCGCATGGTCGGCAAGTGGCATCTCGTACACGCCGGGGATCAGCGCGCGGAGGGTCCCTTCGATCAATGGCCCACCGGCCGCGGATTCGAGCACTTCTTCGGGATTCTCTCGTCCCACACGAACCAGTGGGTGCCCCACGAACTGTGGCAGGACACGACACGGATCCACGTCCCTCCGGATGGAAGTTTCTACCTTCCGGACGCTCTGACCGATCGCGCGATCGAGATGCTCGAAACGCTACGCGACGCGAACACGGAGCGGCCCTTCTTCCTCTTCTATGCCACGGCGGCGGCGGCGCACGCACCGCATCACACCCGTCCTGAGGACCGCGCGAAATACAGCGGCCGCTACGACCGCGGATACGACGTCGTTCGCGCCGAGCGGCTGCGGCGCCAGGAACGAGCAGGCCTGGTTCCTTCGGGTACACCGCTCGCGCCCTACTACCCCGGCGTCGTTCCATTCGACGAACTGTCCGATGCGGATCAGCTCGTTTCGACGCGCCTCCAGGAGAACTACGCGGCGTTCATCGACAACATCGACCAGAATGTTGGGCGCCTGGTCGATTGGCTGGAACAAAGTGGCGAGCTCGAAAATACGATCCTGCTCGTCCTCTCCGACAACGGCGCGAGCCGCGAAGCCTTCCCGAACGGGACCACCAACCAAGGGCGATTCTTCAGCCGGATCGGCGAGACGGACGAGCAGCGGATGCGCGAGCTACCGGGCGTCGGCGGCCCTACGTCGTACCCGAACTACCCGCTCGGCTGGATGCAAGCCAGCAACACCCCTTTCAAGCTGAGCAAGGCGAGCGTGCACGGCGGCGGCATCCGGTCGCCGCTCATCGTTCACTGGCCAGCAGGCATCGAGGATGGCGGCGCGCTCCGCGATCAGTTCCACCACATCAACGACATCACGCCGACGCTACTCGAGCTTCTCGGCATCGAGCATCCGGCGGAGGCCGAAGCCAGCACGCAGAAGCCGATGGAGGGAACCAGCTTCGCGTACACGCTGGCCGACGCATCTGCGCCCACGCGGAAGCTCGAACAGTACTACGAGATGGAGGGAAATCGCGGGTACGTCCGGCGCGGGTGGAAGCTCGTCTCCTGGCGCCCGGATGGGGAGCCCCAGGAGGACTACCCCTGGGAGCTCTACGATCTCACTCGGGACCCGGCCGAGTCGAACGACCTCGCGGACCAGATGCCCGAGAAGGTCGAGGCGCTCGAAGCGGCGTTCGACGCGGCCGCGCGCCGCTACGATGTGTACCCCATCGACTCACGCGCCACGATGGATCGCGCGGACTTCACGAGCCGACCGGATCGGATCGAGTTCGAGGCGGGCGATGGCCCGCTCTCGATGCAGCTGGCTCCACGCATCGTCCTGCGTTCGTGGTCGATCAGCGCGCAACTCGAACACGCGGCAGACAATGACGGCGTGCTCGTCGCGATGGGCGACCCCCACTCGGGCTATTCGTTGTACGTGAAGGACGGCAGGCTTCACTTCGACGTGAACTGCTTTGGGGACCTCACTCTCCTGGAGTCGCCGTCGCCACTCCCCCAGGGCCCGGTCGAGGCCAGGGTCGATTTCGAACGCGATAGCGTACTCGGAGCGATCTTCCGCGGCGGGTTGTGGAACCGCTACCGATTCCTGGGCGGCAAGCTCACACTTCGTGTCAACGGCGTCGCCGTCGCGCGAGATCGCCTGCCGACCGGGCCCCCACTCCTGCTCTGGGAAGGGCTCGACATCGGCCTCGATCGCGGAGCCGCGGCGTCGCAAAGCTACGCGCCGCCTTTCGCCTACCGGGGGGTCCTGGGCAAGGTCGTGTTCGAGCTCCACTGA
- a CDS encoding enoyl-CoA hydratase/isomerase family protein, whose product MTPGYFDAYPTIQFERDESGVLVMRLHSDGGSVVYSHQHHSDWSRAFRDVAMDQDNRVVVFTGSGDAFCERFGAQRSIKRPSDWHHIYCEGKQMLRDLLEIPVPVIGAVNGPATIHAELPLLSDITLASETAVFQDEPHIGYATVPGDGVHVFWLDWLGTNRGRYFLMTGQRISAAEAQTLGVVNEVLPPEQLMPRALELAQELAWLPDLTLRYSRTLLTQRLKRLLEEGIGHGLALEGLGALEMIIPRAQPAADAE is encoded by the coding sequence ATGACCCCCGGCTACTTCGACGCCTACCCCACGATCCAGTTCGAGCGAGACGAATCGGGCGTGCTCGTGATGCGACTCCACTCCGACGGCGGTTCCGTCGTCTACTCACACCAGCACCACAGCGACTGGTCCCGCGCCTTCCGCGATGTGGCGATGGACCAGGACAACCGGGTCGTCGTGTTCACCGGTAGCGGTGACGCGTTCTGCGAGCGGTTCGGAGCACAGCGCTCGATCAAGCGCCCCTCCGACTGGCATCACATCTATTGCGAAGGCAAGCAGATGCTGCGGGACCTCCTCGAGATCCCGGTTCCGGTGATCGGCGCCGTGAACGGTCCCGCCACGATCCACGCCGAGCTACCCCTCCTGTCGGACATCACGCTCGCGAGCGAGACCGCCGTTTTTCAGGACGAGCCCCACATCGGCTACGCCACGGTCCCCGGCGACGGCGTTCACGTGTTCTGGCTGGACTGGCTCGGAACGAACCGCGGCCGCTACTTCCTCATGACCGGGCAACGAATCTCGGCAGCGGAAGCGCAGACGCTCGGCGTCGTGAACGAAGTGCTGCCGCCCGAGCAGCTCATGCCGCGGGCGCTCGAGCTCGCCCAGGAGCTCGCCTGGCTTCCGGACCTGACGCTCCGGTACTCCCGCACCCTCCTCACCCAGCGCCTCAAGCGCCTGCTCGAAGAGGGCATCGGCCATGGTCTCGCGCTCGAAGGCCTCGGGGCTCTGGAGATGATCATCCCGCGGGCCCAGCCGGCGGCGGACGCAGAGTGA
- a CDS encoding SDR family oxidoreductase yields MSRFDGKAVVVTGAASGLGRATAMAYAREGAALMLVDIDAGGLESAASEARALGAETKTARCDISDPQASRDAIATCTSAHGGVDVLANVAGIVGFFHSRDVTPEEWNRFLGINLNGPFFLYQAAIGSLIERGGNILNVASSAAFVGEAYLVPYATSKAALVHMTKSLAMEHMHDGVRINAIAPGGMATPMGTTVSIPEGVRGDLIGRYTGIRPPSSPEEVADLILFVTSDRGASIHGACLSIDGGITAG; encoded by the coding sequence GTGAGCCGTTTCGACGGAAAGGCCGTCGTCGTAACCGGCGCCGCGTCTGGCCTCGGCCGCGCGACCGCGATGGCCTATGCCAGAGAAGGCGCCGCGCTGATGCTCGTCGACATCGACGCCGGGGGGCTCGAGTCAGCGGCTTCCGAAGCGCGGGCCCTCGGCGCCGAAACCAAGACGGCGCGCTGTGACATCTCGGACCCGCAGGCCTCCCGAGATGCCATTGCGACATGCACGTCCGCCCACGGCGGAGTCGATGTCCTGGCCAACGTCGCGGGCATCGTCGGTTTCTTCCATTCGCGCGACGTCACACCGGAAGAATGGAATCGGTTCCTCGGAATCAACCTGAATGGGCCTTTCTTCCTCTATCAGGCCGCGATCGGATCCCTGATCGAGCGCGGCGGCAACATCCTGAACGTCGCGTCGTCGGCTGCCTTCGTGGGGGAGGCCTATCTCGTTCCGTACGCGACGAGCAAGGCGGCGCTGGTCCACATGACGAAGTCGCTCGCCATGGAGCACATGCACGACGGCGTTCGCATCAACGCGATCGCCCCTGGCGGCATGGCGACGCCCATGGGCACGACCGTGTCGATCCCAGAAGGCGTCCGGGGCGATTTGATCGGGCGGTACACAGGGATTCGCCCGCCGTCGAGCCCGGAAGAAGTCGCCGACCTGATCTTGTTCGTGACCTCGGACCGAGGCGCGTCGATTCACGGCGCCTGCCTCTCGATCGATGGCGGCATAACGGCCGGATGA